The Apteryx mantelli isolate bAptMan1 chromosome 38, bAptMan1.hap1, whole genome shotgun sequence genome includes a region encoding these proteins:
- the PRF1 gene encoding LOW QUALITY PROTEIN: perforin-1 (The sequence of the model RefSeq protein was modified relative to this genomic sequence to represent the inferred CDS: deleted 1 base in 1 codon), translating to MSHLHVPTSTSPPPRPIPMSSPPCPHFHVPLPCPTSASPRQVPTSRCTHRLPQRRPPAGHAGRSSLALLALLLLLLRCRPGRPHCRRATGPACAASRPPVPGADMVGRGLDITTWELAPEGGGVLAREAAPAPRGPCVLCADPLRRGRLYRLPAPVGGWQPGLRCSQRRSGMDTYVFTSVHLECVRYRLWASPEARVSPHFARAVRALPPRFGPATADDYEELLAAYGTHYVRAAQLGGRLRAVTAVRACRAALNGTGAREVADCLAAEAAVGGRGGGGRGSGVLAATFSACRRDRRRHAAGASFHEAFHERLVEVEGGGEGHGDVLYGGPAARAAWLRQLPALPGLVRATLRPLHTLLPRGDPRREALRQAVGHYVASRAVRGNCSAACPHHGPAAAAAASVAAEVVAEAAPDMAAEMAARMVTKMAPKMAAEMASKMAAKMTPEMTAKMDPKMAPKMNAKMAPKMTSKMASKMAPEMTSEMTSKMTSKMAPEMTSKMASEMTSKMASKMASEMTSKMAPEMTSKMASKMAPKMAAKKTAAEMAADARTVANATARLAAKVAADLAPEMAAEMAAEVAAALAPEMAAEAAPETAAGTLAEIAAEAAAETALEAVTEAAAEAVAEMAAEMAAEVARGTAAAATAAEVATAMTARVAAGMDAATGRATKLAVARLAAAKTNATKMGAAKTMGAAKTMDVAKMVAEAAACGCGCAPSAARTAECCARHRGEARLSVTVASARGLWGDYGSRTDAYVRVGFGDRWLRTATVPENDAPRWAAHLDFGAVELPPGARLRVELWDEDNGWDDDRLGACEQPLAAGPGPRAAVCFAQRGRLDYAYEVACGPGLGGPLCRRDAPRPPAGPGLLRASQWPPGPGGGPVPWPHRQQQQQEEEEEDDDDDGPDSPDPEAFRGPWPPPYFGEAPRQTAPGHGDELPGEASSLGKGLVDPPDPSSTSREGPPDPLDPSSTSREAPPDPLDPSSTSREAPPDPPDPSSTSREAPPDPLDPSSTSREAPPDLSDPSSGSETSTDPLAPSSSLRETFLDPLDPSSTSGEAPPDPLDPSSSSETCADPMAPSSSLRETFLDPLDPSSTSGQGPADPPDPSSGSETPADPLAP from the exons AtgtcccacctccatgtccccacCTCCACGTCCCCACCTCCACGTCCCATCCCCATGTCCTCACCTCCATGTCCCCACTTCCATGTCCCACTCCCATGTCCCACCTCCGCGTCCCCCCGGCAGGTCCCCACGTCCAGGTGCACCCACCGGCTCCCGCAGCGGCGGCCGCCTGCCGGCCATGCCGGCCGGTCCtcgctggcgctgctggcgctgctgttgctgctgctgcggtGCCGCCCGGGACGTCCCCACTGCCGCCGGGCCACGGGGCCGGCCTGCGCCGCCAGCCGCCCCCCCGTGCCGGGGGCCGACATGGTGGGCCGGGGGCTGGACATCACCACG TGGGAGCTGGCGCCGGAGGGCGGCGGGGTGCTggcgcgggaggcggcgccggcgccgcggggcccctgcGTGCTCTGCGCCGACCCGCTGCGGCGCGGGCGGCTCTACCGGCTGCCGGCTCCGGTGGGCGGCTGGCAGCCGGGGCTCCGCTGC AGTCAGAGAAGGAGCGGGATGGACACCTACGTCTTCACCTCCGTCCACCTCGAGTGCGTCCGCTACCG GCTGTGGGCCTCGCCGGAGGCGCGCGTGTCGCCCCACTTCGCGCGGGCGgtgcgggcgctgccgccgcgcttCGGGCCGGCCACGGCGGACGACTACGAGGAGCTGCTGGCGGCCTACGGCACCCACTACGTGCGGGCGGCGCAGCTGGGCGGGCGGCTGCGGGCCGTGACGGCCGTGCGGGCCTGCCGCGCCGCCCTCAACGGCACCGGCGCCCGCGAGGTGGCCGACTGCCTGGCGGCCGAGGCGGCCGTGGGCGGCCGTggtggcggcggccgcggcagcgGCGTCCTGGCGGCGACCTTCAGCGCCTGCCGCCGCGACCGGCGGCGCCACGCGGCGGGCGCCTCCTTCCACGAGGCCTTCCACGAGCGGCTGGTGGAGGTGgagggcggcggcgaggggcacGGCGACGTGCTCtacggcggccccgccgcccgcgccgcctggCTGCGGCAGCTGCCGGCCCTGCCGGGCCTGGTGCGGGCGACGCTGCGGCCGCTGCACACGCTGCTGCCGCGGGGAGACCCGCGCCGGGAGGCGCTGCGCCAGGCCGTGGGGCACTACGTGGCCTCGCGGGCCGTGCGGGGCAACTGCAGCGCCGCCTGCCCCCACCatggccctgccgccgccgctgccgccagcgTGGCCGCCGAGGTGGTCGCCGAGGCGGCCCCCGACATGGCTGCTGAGATGGCCGCCCGGATGGTCACCAAGATGGCCCCCAAGATGGCTGCCGAGATGGCCTCCAAGATGGCTGCCAAGATGACCCCCGAGATGACCGCCAAGATGGACCCCAAGATGGCCCCCAAGATGAATGCCAAGATGGCCCCCAAGATGACCTCCAAGATGGCCTCCAAGATGGCCCCCGAGATGACCTCCGAGATGACCTCCAAGATGACCTCCAAGATGGCCCCCGAGATGACCTCCAAGATGGCCTCCGAGATGACCTCCAAGATGGCCTCCAAGATGGCCTCCGAGATGACCTCCAAGATGGCCCCCGAGATGACCTCCAAGATGGCCTCCAAGATGGCCCCCAAGATGGCCGCCAAGAAGACGGCCGCCGAGATGGCTGCTGACGCCAGGACGGTTGCCAACGCGACCGCCCGCCTGGCCGCCAAGGTGGCCGCCGACCTGGCCCCCGAGATGGCCGCCGAGATGGCCGCCGAGGTGGCCGCCGCCCTGGCCCCCGAGATGGCCGCGGAGGCGGCCCCCGAGACGGCCGCCGGGACGCTCGCCGAGATAGCCGCCGAGGCGGCCGCCGAGACGGCCCTGGAGGCGGTGACGGAGGCGGCCGCGGAGGCGGTGGCCGAGATGGCCGCCGAGATGGCCGCCGAGGTGGCCCGCGGgacagccgccgccgccaccgccgccgagGTGGCCACCGCCATGACCGCCCGCGTGGCCGCCGGGATGGACGCCGCCACCGGCAGGGCCACCAAGCTGGCCGTCGCCAGGCTGGCCGCCGCCAAGACGAACGCCACCAAGATGGGTGCCGCCAAGACGATGGGCGCCGCCAAGACGATGGACGTCGCCAAGATGGTGGCCGAggcggcggcgtgcggctgcggcTGCGCGCCCAGCGCGGCGCGGACGGCCGAGTGCTGCGCGCGGCACCGCGGCGAGGCCCGGCTCTCCGTCACCGTGGCCTCGGCCCGGGGCCTGTGGGGCGACTACGGGTCGCGCACGGACGCCTACGTGCGCGTGGGCTTCGGCGACCGCTGGCTGCGCACCGCCACCGTGCCCGAGAACGACGCGCCGCGCTGGGCCGCCCACCTCGACTTCGGCGCCGTGGAGCTGCCGcccggcgcccggctccgcgtGGAGCTCTGGGACGAGGACAACGGCTGGGACGACGACCGGCTGGGCGCCTGCGAGCAGCCGCTGGCCGccggcccggggccccgcgccgccgtctGCTTCGCCCAGCGCGGCCGCCTCGACTACGCCTACGAGGTGGCCtgcgggccggggctgggggggcccctgTGCCGCCGCgacgccccccggccccccgccgggcccggcctccTGCGCGCCTCCCAatggccgcccggccccggcggcgggcccGTGCCCTGGCCCcaccggcagcagcagcagcaggaggaggaggaggaggacgacgacgacgacggcCCCGACTCGCCCGACCCCGAGGCCTTCCGGGGGCCCTGGCCGCCCCCCTACTTCGGGGAGGCCCCTCGGCAGACGGCGCCCGGCCACGGGGACGAGCTCCCGGGGGAAGCCTCCAGCCTCGGCAAGGGCTTGGTGGACCCCCCGGATCCATCGTCCACATCTAGGGAGGGTCCTCCAGACCCCCTGGATCCATCGTCCACATCTAGGGAGGCTCCTCCAGACCCCCTCGATCCATCGTCCACATCTAGGGAGGCTCCTCCAGACCCCCCGGATCCATCATCCACATCTAGGGAGGCTCCTCCAGACCCCCTGGATCCATCGTCCACATCTAGGGAGGCTCCTCCAGACCTCTCGGATCCATCGTCCGGCTCCGAAACCTCCACAGACCCCTTGGCTCCATCATCCAGCCTCAGGGAGACCTTCCTGGACCCCCTGGATCCATCATCCACATCTGGGGAGGCTCCTCCAGACCCCCTGGATCCATCGTCCAGCTCTGAGACCTGTGCAGACCCCATGGCTCCGTCATCCAGCCTCAGGGAGACCTTCCTGGACCCCCTGGATCCATCGTCCACATCTGGGCAGGGTCCTGCAGACCCCCCAGATCCATCATCCGGCTCTGAAACCCCCGCAGACCCCCTGGCTCCATGA